The sequence CACGTGGATGTCCTCGGGGGCGTAGCCGCGCACGTCCAGGGTCACCAGGAGGTCCTTCGCCACCCCCGCGGCCcccggggtggtggtgggggtgggggtgggggtgggggtggtggggccgGTGGAGGCGAGGGGGCCAGGCCGGCTGTCCTGGGCGCTGGCGGTCTCGGGGGCACAGCGAGCCTCCAGGCGGGGGTCTCCGGAGCCCCCCAGGCTGAGGACAGAGGACGGGGAACACGGTCAGAAACGGTTGATCGGATACACTCGCGTAAGACCACAGCTCACAGGACCCGTGTGGATGGGACTGTCGACGAGAGGCCCTTATTCACGGGGGGTTATTTGAATGCCAATATATTCATGCACACAACGCTTTGGCTGCTGTGTTTATGAATAGTTACATCGAATGTTCCAGCAGAAAGAGCAGAATATCTTCAGCTGTCCTGATGTAGCAAAGTCATCGCAGGGCAAGAGTCTCCCTACGTTACTCTCTCTTTTTAATTCTAAATTCGCCATTTGAAAAGTTACTCTTACTATAAGCATTTCGAGATAGGAGCTAATCAATAAGCAATGAGCCATGCCATTtcaacaaaatatataataagaCAGCAAAGACATCCAAAAAGCCAGTTGTGTGCTGTCACACAAACACCAGGCCCTCAGTATCTACCTGGCGAACAGGGCGTGCGGGAAGGCCCCCTGATGCAGGTCCAGCATGTGGGCCCCGTCGTGGAGCTCCTTCATGAGGCCCCCGGCCAGCTTGGTGCGCCTGTTGAAGAAGTCTTGCTGCAGGGAGGAGAGCGCCCCCTGGTGCAGGGGCCACAGGAGCCTCTCCTGGCTGAAGAAAGGGTCGTCGGAGAACAGGCTGTCCATGGCTGGTCGCTGGCTCATGTCAAACAAGAGAGAGATCGGAGTCCAAAACTAAATCCGTGTCCGaggtgtttttttaaatgtattttctttggtGCTGTCTTGTCGCTGGGCCTGTTTTTGAAGGTTTGCGTTCTGCTTGGCTGCTCAGCGCCTGTTCCGCAACATGTGTTTGGCTGAAGGGAAGCCGCTCTGTGCTTTATATACTCTCAGCTGTGGCTTCCTAGACTGGTCTATTTACACCCTGTGAGCTCACTCCtcaacgatgtgtgtgtgtgtgtgtgtgtgtgtgtgtgtgtgtgtgtgtgtgtgtgtgtgtgtgtgtgtgtgtgtgcgtgtgcgcgtgcgcgtgtgcgtgtgtgtgtgtgtctgcgtctgcgtcttgGAAGCTTCAGGATGCGACTAATTAAAGTACCTCAACGGGTATCGTGTTTGATTACGGCTGCATATAGTAACATTAAATCAAGATGTCATGACATGAACGGGAAGAGATTGAAATAAAACGTTTGACATCATGTACGGATCTTAATGTATGACATATATTAGGGGGAAGTCAAAAACAGTATTGACCGTATAAGCTGATAAGTAAATTAAGGGTAAAATGGCGATTTGGCTCATAAACATTCTAGCTCATCTCAAGACTTCTACAAAGGTCTACAAAGGGAGAGAATTTGGTGACATGTATTTCATTATAATATTTGTTATAGTGTTTGGGTTATGAGTGTGCATGTTCACATGTTTACAATGAGTGGTGACACACACTTCACATGCGTTCGGTTTCACAATGCAGTTCAGCTAAATGTAGCTCACGAGAGTGTTTGCAAGAATCCAACATGTTTACTCGCATTACAAGAAGAGTgtgtcatgtttatttcaaggATCCAACGCGGCTACTTGCAGCTGTTTGGATCTATTGCTGTTAAATTGCTCTGATGCCATTGGCTGAAACCGTAAACTAGCACTCACATCATTGGCTGggttctatctatctattcatcagtctatctatctatgtatttatccatctatgtttctgtctgtctgtctgtctgtctgtctgtctgtctgtctgtctgtctgtctgtctgtctgtctgtctgtctgtctgtctgtctgtctgtctgtctgtctgtctgtctgtctgtctgtctgtctgtctgtctgtctgtctgtctgtctgtctgtctgtctgtctgtctgtctgtctgtctgtctgtctgttgtacaTTTTGGGTATATTTAAACACATAAATGTACGGCCTGATTGCATCAAATCTTAGCAATTTATCATGCTGGTATGTTGGGGGCAATTCCATCAAATAATTGTggtattacagtttttctcagtcgctttggtacatttctcagatcagaatcgatattctcaaaactacttgttcaatcttcacatttTGTCacaattgtcttcaaaactttagccctagtttacatcagaacatccctccagagtacactgttatattgacaacatgactaatcaatttgactgtcttatccgtacacaatggcccaaggacttgtcattgtgatggcactgacatgttcattgacacagatatttacttttgagagatgaactaatGATTCTGAGCAAGAGACCCCTTTTGCAGGTAATACATGGTgatttgctatttgtacgaattgctttgagaaatgcacttactgttttgcaaatttcgAGATGATTCGAGAAATcgaccaaagcgactgagaaaaactgtaatctGCTCCTTGGAATCAGGATGTCTTCGGTGGTGTATTGACATTATATTATAAATTGCGACCAAAAAGATTAGAACGGTGAATGAGTTGTTCTCGGGCGATAGGCATTTACTGGTTTTGCTTAGTATATTATAGTGCATAAATAATAGAACAACTGTAGAATAGTTGATTAGAATCTAATTCATTTTCAGAATAATACTCTTACTTACTAGATTCTAAAAAGAGTAGGTTGTCATCTTACAAAATGCACAGCCTTAAAATATATATGCCTTtctagatatatatacatatatatatatatatatatatatatatatatatatatatatatatatatatatatatatatatatatgtatacacataaTCAAAAtgataatgatatatatatatcattatttTTGATGACAAAGCTCGTAAGCCTTGACACATCCGGGGGGTAGATGAGTCAAACGGATGAGCAGATCACCAGATCTAGAAATAGAGAACACGTCAATGAGCAGGGGAATACCAGGACCAGAAATAGAGGGGGGGATTCAAGATGGTTGCCCTGTGAATGTTTACAATGCTCTCTCTAGCTGGAGCTGAGGGCTTCCTAAAGCCAGGTCAAAGCGTCACGAAGACCGAGGCTGGCACTTCAGTCATATCCAGTTTCAGCTGGTTGGCCTGTCACCTTGTTtatacatgagcacacacattTCAAATAAGTGACCATAACTAATGAATCATATCCAAGTGGGTCTACTTAGTCTTTGGGGAGATACTTGACAGTGGATCAGTATGAAACCACAAGCTCTTTAATCCATAGGCTACCATAATAATCCAGGGATGCGAACCATTTCAGATGGCAGAGGCAATGGCTTGAAGTTGTTCTTATAAGAGTAACAGATTTTCCATTTCCTCTTTTAAGGAAGATTTTCATTCATTAGACATGCCCCTTTAGTCTGGAAATAATTATACAATTTCGTAGGCCCCTTTGAGGTAAAATCATCGGTTGCTTCAGAACATGTAGAAAAACACATTAGAACATTTTGTGATAAAATAGATTTAATTTTGATAATACAGACTGCATATTGTTGGTCAGTACCTGAAAACCAGAGTCTAGGGTCTGTAAAGACCCACGTCAtcccatctcttcctctccgtctccacCTCATTTCACACCTGAANNNNNNNNNNNNNNNNNNNNNNNNNNNNNNNNNNNNNNNNNNNNNNNNNNNNNNNNNNNNNNNNNNNNNNNNNNNNNNNNNNNNNNNNNNNNNNNNNNNNCAGGGATGCCCAGCTTGAGGCAAGACAACATGTTGCCAAAGTGTTAAGAGCTTAAATCCTTTTCGGACGTATATGTTTCCACGGTGAGGATTAGGAGCAAACAATGTGGCGGCTCACTGCGGCCTCTCCAAGACCTCGCTGATTGATGTCCTTCCAGGGAACCTATCTCTGGGACAATCAGAAGTTTATGGCAAAGATAGACCCTGATCTGGTTTTAAAGGTCTTCTTTCGCTGCCGGGCGTTAGCCTGGAGCTCACCGGGGTGTAAAGTCTCCCAACGGTTCCGGGAAGATCTCTGGCCCTGTGGAAAAACAAGACTCCAAAATCCTCAGCAAAGCCTGACACGCACAAGGCGAAGTCACCTCTCATTGGTGTTATATTACTTGGTTATTAGCTTAGTCACTTTGTAAACTTTCCATTGCGACTCAGAAAACCGTTTAAACCCGGTTTAATGGGATTGGTCGTAGCATCACAGACGCGTCCTTCTATTGGCTACTCTAAGACAGGTCAATTACACAGAACCCTCCTGAAGTACTAACCATTTTCGTCGATGTCTGCCGCCCAGCTCAATCCTATCTTATCAAACTGTTCCCACATCACCTTTTCCACCGTATCACATTTGTATATTGAACCCGGAACAAGGCAACCTTTCACAGCAGGGCTATTAGTGGAAGGGACGTGGCCCCGGCCTGCTGGCCTGTGTTGTGCCCGTGGGTTTATGGCCCCCGGCCTCCATACACTGTGGCCCCAACAGGCAGGGACGCCTCCCGTGTCGCCGAGTCATTTATGGCACTCCGAGGATCACTGAGTTGGTGGAATGTCCTCCGACGTGAGCCGAGCGCTGGTGATAAGGGTCAGGGTCTCtggcctctgtgtctctctctgtgtccctctctgtctctctctctgtgtctctctctctgtctctctctgtgtctctctctctgtccctctctctgtctctatctgtgtctctctgtgtctctctctgtgtctctctgtctctctctctctgtccctctctctgtctctctctctctctgtctgctgtctctctctgtgtccctctctgtctctctctctctgtccctctctctgtccctctctctgtgtctctctctgtgtccctctctgtctctctctctctgtccctctctctgtctctatctgtgtctctctgtctctctctctctctctctgtctctctctctgtgtctctctctgtgtctccctggtTTCTCTGTGGCCCCCTTGTCCCCAGGTTTCGAGGTGGTTCTCTGGAAAAGGGAGTTTTTAGCATCCTGAAGCCAGTCTGAGTGACTGGTTGTGGGTCCCATATTCTACAAATGCTACAATATGCTACATGATGATAATTGCTAGTTGGATTTAGGCAAATTTCCCAGAGTTGGGACcagtttacaaaaaaaaaatgcttattTCGAACGACCAACCTACATGGATGTCTTCCTTCCCCTttctgcgccccccccccccccccccccccagttgcAGTGAAACCCCACCCCCGTAGCTATTGCATAAGTAAACAGCAGGTAGGGTCTTCTGTTCAAATATGTACCCGCGGCGGGCCTGTGATTTAAAGTGATGAGGTAGAAAGAGTCCTGCTAAATAAGGCAGCGCAGGCCGGGGCTCCACGTCTGCCTTTGCCTTTTCGCCGTGCGCCCGGGCCGGCCTGCCCCCGCCGGCCTGTGATGTGccccgcgctctctctcgcacgtgagagagggcgagaatATCAAACTGAaatagcagagagggagagggagagattaaaCTTCAAAAGCAGCCCTGTGATAACAGTGAGTGGGAAAGCCGAGCGGAAACCAGAgacggagagtgtgtgtgcgtgtgtgcgtgtgtgtgtgtgtgtgtgtgtgtgtgtgtgtgtgtgtgtgtgtgtgtgtgtgtgtgtgtgtgtgtgtgtgtgtgtgtgtgtgtgtgtgtgtgtgtgtgtgtgtgtgtggaagagggagaagtGTAAAGGAGGTCAGACGCTGCTTCAGGGAACTGTTGGCTTGTGTGTCAGTGAGAGCAGACCAAAGACAAATAGAGGGGGGTTTATTGGTAGAGAAGATGGGTGTGACTCAGGATGATAAATCAGGAGGATGTCAAAAGAGAGATaaagaatgagtgtgtgtgtgtgtgtgtgtgtgtgtgtgtgtgtgtgtgtgtgtgtgtgtgtgtgtgtgtgtgtgtgtgtgtgtgtgtgtgtgtgtgtgtgtgtgtgtgtgtgtgtgtgacgtgtgtgtgtgtgtgtgcgcaaatgGATGAGTTGGGGAGGACTGGGCAccgtgtttttctctctctctctctctctctctctctctctctctctttcgctatAATCCATTTATTTTCTGCTTTCTTCGCCTTACCTTCCtttcctaacacacacacacacacacacacacacacacacacacacacacacacacacacacacacacacacacacacacacacacacacacacacacacacacaaacacaaccatacACTTTCCCTGTGTAAACAGAGCTGTCCAGTGGAGGGGAGTTTGAGTGTGGAATGTCTGGTATGGCTAAAGGAGTGGGggtagagagtgtgtgtgtgtgtgtgtgtgtgtgtgtgtgtgtgtgtgtgtgtgtgggggagataGGTTTAAGGAGATaggggggaaagagggagagctaGGGTGGGCCTGTGACGGTCGGTCACCATACCTAAATCTTACTTAAACCGTACGATACTACACCAGCCGGCCATGGAGTAAAGAACGCACCCACTGGTATCCGCAACCCTACACTACCACGCAGGACTGCGTTACTACGCTCCTCTCGCTGTTTAGAACGCTGGACTTGTTCGGCCGGAGGCCAGTGATTCTATAGAGCTGGGCACTGTGCTTCCCCTACGATCCCCCAATGAAAGTCCTTCCATGAGGTAGTATGAGGCCAGTTCACATCACGTCTCGTGGGTTTGAAGTCGTTGAGGGAAGATTATAAATGTGCATGCTTTACTTTAATTGAGAAGAATATGTACCTTATATCGTAACGTTCACTCGTTGCCATGATTTTTCCCTGAACATTTGGTGCGGTATCGTCCCGTGCTCTCTTCTATTGACTTGTTTTACAAATGTAAATAAACCACTCTAGACCATGCCCTCGTCAACGATCAGACCGGCTGAATAAGTAGAACTGTACGAGCCAAGCATCCTTGGATCCGAAACAAAAAATGGCCGACTGCCCCAAACAACAAGGGTTGTAATTTCTTTATAGAAGAATAGTGAGGCCAGATATTTTCTGTGCTTGTGTGAAACACCTTCGTTGATATGAATGTTTGGACACAGCAAATTGTAGTTCCTTTAGTAGTAGTTGGCCTTGTTAATGTCCTGAAACTCGGACACTGTACTATGCTCCATTTTGTATCGCAGTAAACACCATAAACATTTTTAAGTATGCTAGTGATTGGGCTTAAGTTAGCCAGATCATTAGCATACTCGGAAATGTTTATGATGGTATAATGGTAGATGGTTTGACATGTAGACATGTAGTAGTGGCCATGCGTCATAGCTCCGAAATTGCATGTGATAAAGACAGGAAAACACCCTTATGACAAACAGCCGTAAGTACTCGTGTATTACACTTGAAGTCAAAGTAAACAAAGTAATAAGAAAGTCAACATAGTGTCGCCAAAGACAAAGTTCTCCAGTTACAGCAGCTGTCCCAAAGCAATACTCTAGTAAAAGTATTAAGAGTATGCCGTGTCAATTCTAACAAATTACACTTAAAGTAAAACCTTGTGATTTTCAACCTTCACCTTGGGTTTAAGAGACCAATGCGGACAACAATCTCTGAGATTGGTCAATAATGAGCAAGAACGCTTCAGCAGTGATCTTGGACAACGGCCTACAATGTAATCCTTTGGGGGCAATAGAAGTGTGTCAATGCACATCCTCTACAAGCGCTTGTTTTTTGCCACTGAAAGGCTCGGACTATATTCTATCGTTGTGGAAAGAACTACTGGTTTCTTAACCTTATCGCTTGATCACGGTCTGTTTATCAATGATTCTAACCATGTCTTGCTCAAGAAACAAGTCTCTGACAAACAGAGCTATCCGTGAATCACCCCTCCTCTTTCTGCTCTACACTCTGAGTCGAAACATAGTCATGCGCGGGATGGGGGATTAAGGAAGGCCTCTTCCCGCAGAGAGGACGGCTGGACGAATTCATTAATAGAACCAATCCGGAGTTAACGGATCTGTGTGAGGGACGACAGGAATACCGAAAAACTCTACTTGATACACAGTCTAGTACTcaagtatttgtgtatttgtctcCCGTTTAGTTGCGTTTAAGTTGGGCTATTGTTCAGGGCAGAGTACTTTGTGATCGGCCACGTGTGTTGTTCTGCTGCCCGACCGTCCCCTGAGCGGGTATACACcgcgagacacacacagggcctcATAACGGGGATCAAGTCTCAAGTTGCCTGCTTCCCAAAGCTTTAATTCAGAGCGTGAATATCTGTTGCATAGCATAATCTAATTCTGGCGAAAATAAAGTCATTTTTTAACGTTGCTAGATTGTTTGAAGAGGCCTTTtcgtaaaaacaacaaaaggacATTCAGTCAAATATGTGCTTTTGAACGGACTGAAGTAAAGTGTGGTGCCCCAGGACAGAAGTACACGCCAACGTACAAGTAGGTCAGAATCGTACTCGAAGTGTAATTTCCCTCAGACGCCCTGTGTGCTCTTTCATAACGTAAAGAAGCAATGTCAAACGAGGTCAGCGGATTACGGAGCGATTAGGACAGAACTGTGAGGACAGTCACACTGGGAGGGCCCGTCTCCACCCTTAAGACGCAACTGAGGAAATAAGGAAACTTGTGGGTGGAGGcaggagggttgggggggggggggggtggtggggataGCTAAGACTCGCTGGTGTTTTGATGACACAGTCAGAAGTTTCTCTGGAAGTCTCTCGGCATTTTAAACAGGGAAATGAACAGCTTCCCCTGGTCggctagtacacacacacacacactcacacacacacacacacacacacacacacacacacacacacacacacacacacacacacacacacacacacacacacacacacacacacacacacacacacacacacacacacacacacacacacacacacgcacacatagtgTCTGGGCCTTGCAGTCTCAGAGATGGAAGTCAAGCACTGCACATTGTCcgatgtgtgaatgtgaatgttgaGATGTTTCTGTGAGTAGGTGTTCAGATGTGGTCTTGCGTGTCCTGTGTGTCCTTGTGAGTTTTTCTTTCCTGTTGTTATGTTTGcatcatgtgtgagtgtgtgtgtgtgtttagatgtttctgtgtgtgcctaTACATAATGCATAGTGCCCTGGTGGTTTCATTGAATACACAAGGTTACTGGCTTTGTCTTACACTGTGTATTCAAAcagtcaaagacacacacacacacacacacacagaccaccctCCATCCTCAGCCTTATGTGCACAAACACTGAGCATGCTCAGCTCACGATGCGATTTGACCCGAGATATTCTTGTGTGTTCTTTGTCTAGTTCATCCCCCCACCATATTCCATCCCAGTTAGCCTCCGCTAATCCACCTATACCGCTCCCTCGGCCTTCTTCCCGctcgctctttctccctctctcactgtctctctccctctctctctgtctccttttccctctctgtctctctccgtctctctctgtctccctctctctctctgtctccctctctccctctctcactgtctctctccctctctctctgtctcctttcctctctctgtctctctccctctctctctctctgtctccctctctccctctgtctccctctctccctctctcactgtctctctccctctctctctgtctccttttccctctctgtctctctccgtctctctctgtctccctctctctctctgtctccctctctccctctctcactgtctctctccctctctctctgtctcctttcctctctctgtctctctccctctctctctctgtctccctctctccctctccatctgtctctctccctctctctgtctctctctctgtgtctctccctttctctgcgtctccctccgtctctctccctctctttctgcctccttctctctctgtctctcttcctgtctgcctCTCTACCTCGTTCTTTTTATGTAACGttccgcctccccctctctcctctgcctacACCACCGTCTTATTCTATGTCTCCTCTatcaaattcaattcaaaggaGCTTGGACGGTCTCCGCTTCTTTTCCTCGAGTGTGGCcgatgtccatgtgtgtgtacagaaaCGTCGAAATTGGTCAAGCCTCTATGTCTCATTGAGTGTCTTCCTCCTTGACGCTTGTGTGATCTATGGCCGCCTGCctcatgtcctcctcctcgccctgtATTTCGCAAAAAAGCCCCTCTGCATGTTGTTGCCTCACCCGTACTAGGTACTAGGCGTGACTTTCCTTTGACCTCATGGAACTCAAAAACACGGCTGATAACGCTGCCAAGTTTACTGGAAACCTTGGAGCGAGATTTGAGCGGCGCGTTTGTTTGGGGCCCGTTCAGGGTTGCCAAAATGCGCTAAAGACACGTCCTACTTGCACCCATTTCATACGTTTTACAAAATCTAATCCTTGCCCAAACCGTAAAAGAATGTACAGGTGGTCAACGATCACTATTGTATGTGGCGTGTGACTTTATGCGTGACGTTTTGAGCAAGACCGGACCTAAGTCAGAGCGGAACCCCCTTCGTTGCAGCATTGTTTGATGAGATTTCAAGGAGCTCTGCACGGTTCTAACCCAGGCTTGGGCGCGGATGCATGATTACATACGAGGTTGTGACATTGAAAGGGTTTGCGAAATCGCGGGTCATTGGAGTGAGAAATAGGAGGTGTGGCGGGAGAGCCTGCGAAGAGTGACTCTCACGCTCGATTCGTGACTGTTGGCCGCTCTGCTCTCATAACATAACCAAACAAGCCTATGGCAATGCAGATTTGTGTACCTGCTGATCAGTACTTTGCTTTGTAAAAGGTCATATGTGCACACTAAAGAGTCAATGAATCCAAAGCGAGCTGTATTCGTTCGCCTCAACAGCGAACGCATACACAGCTAATAGAGCATGTATGCATTTGTGACGCCAGTCGTTCTTCACCACCTCAAAGTAGCACACGTGCAGACCACCATGCAAAGGAGAGCTGCCATTGTTGTGCACGTCGAGTGACATTACACCTGGCATTACATTTCATCCAATAACAATCTGCTGTttaaaaatacatcaatgtgcttCAATGTGAGTCAGTGTAACCCTTATAACCAGAATATATATTGACTCATGTGCGGCTCAACTTGTGTACGGACGTGTTGTTTATCCAGTCAGGTACTCCAGAACCGAGGAAATCGCTGCAGTCAGGATGACATACTGCAGCTTTAAGTTTCAGCCGTGTGTTTGGCTCCTCGCTGAGGCACTCCACTTTGTAacgtgtgtgtccccccccccccccccccctttgactGTAGCAGTGGAGACGGGGAGCACCAGCTCAGGGGAGGACCTCCTGGTGCCCAGCCCCTCCtcgccgccccccccaccccgcgtCTACAAGCCCTGCTTCGTGTGCCAGGACAAGTCTTCAGGCTACCACTACGGGGTCAGCGCCTGTGAGGGCTGCAAGGTGGGCGCCGTCGcactctgtgcgtgtgtgtacgtgtgtgtgtgtgagtgtgtgtgtgtgtgtgtgtgtgcgtgtgtgtatgtgtttttttgttgacatGCAAGTAAAGgcatgtatgagagagagagagagagagagagagagagagagagagagagagagacctcttgGTTTAGAGGTCAGTACCTTTTGGGTGCCATTAGCCTGCTAAGCTTCTTTACTTTGATCAGCTCTGTgtactcgcgcacacacacacacacacacacacacacacacagttcttacTCAACTAGTCATCCAAACAATGATGTATTTgcggtgcgcgtgtgtgtgtgtgcatttgtgcgacTCAATTGAGGTCAATGTGAGGGctcattatcccttacataaagcagcatatacacatatgtgagtaaatgtatatatatatatatatgtatctatatacagtatatatgtgtgtgtatttatatatatgtatatatgcacacatatatatatatattatctatatatatatccgtatgtgtgtttatcaatgtaaataaatgcataaatatgtttatttatattgtgtaatataaatgtatattggatctctctctctctttcttacaaACAAAATC comes from Gadus macrocephalus chromosome 2, ASM3116895v1 and encodes:
- the hspb9 gene encoding heat shock protein beta-9 isoform X1, with the translated sequence MSQRPAMDSLFSDDPFFSQERLLWPLHQGALSSLQQDFFNRRTKLAGGLMKELHDGAHMLDLHQGAFPHALFASLGGSGDPRLEARCAPETASAQDSRPGPLASTGPTTPTPTPTPTTTPGAAGVAKDLLVTLDVRGYAPEDIHVKLEGRRLAVVAARRAAAEASDESSSSAGASRQRSSACAQAGFSQSIELPAHLDLAALRCTLTEDGRLRVDAPVARRPIAACGEAERKGQLQQQQQQQQQQQEVKAVKAVKRVKEVKEEVEEQGEEPARFRSALEFPVTKDN
- the hspb9 gene encoding heat shock protein beta-9 isoform X2; amino-acid sequence: MSQRPAMDSLFSDDPFFSQERLLWPLHQGALSSLQQDFFNRRTKLAGGLMKELHDGAHMLDLHQGAFPHALFASLGGSGDPRLEARCAPETASAQDSRPGPLASTGPTTPTPTPTPTTTPGAAGVAKDLLVTLDVRGYAPEDIHVKLEGRRLAVVAARRAAAEASDESSSSAGASRQRSSACAQAGFSQSIELPAHLDLAALRCTLTEDGRLRVDAPVARRPIAACGEAERKGQLQQQQQQQQQQQEVKAVKAVKRVKEEVEEQGEEPARFRSALEFPVTKDN